The window GCGATCAAACCGGACGGACGTTTTGTAAGTAAGCTGTCAGTATCTCCCGGATCGACCGATCTCGGGTCGCGCGGCGCCGGGCGCGGTGGCTGCTGGCGAATTTTGCCACGCCTGTTAGCGGCCGGATCCCGCGTTGCGGCGGTATACGGCCGAGATCGGCCGTTCTCGGCTTTCCGGGAGAAAATTTACGTTCGTCAACCGGATCTGCGGTCCCGGACGCGATCCGGGCGTCGAGCCGCTCGTTCGCGTTCGGATCGGAAGTCGACGGCGTCGATTACGGGGGCCCGACCCGGCTACTCCGGCTTCAGTCCCTCGCCCTGCACGCGCATCACGGCCTCGCCGTCGGCGAGGTTCGGTGCGTCGACGAGCCGGACGATCCGCTTGTCGCCCTTCGACTTCCGGAGGTACATCCGGAAGGTGGAGGCGTGACCGAGGATGTTGCCGCCGATCGCCTGGGTCGGGTCGCCGAAGTAGGAGTCGGGGTTCGACGCGACCTGGTTGGTGACGAGGATGGCGGTGTTGAACAGGTCGCCGATCCGCATCAGGTCGTGGAGGTGCTTGTTGAGCTTCTGTTGCCGGTCAGCGAGTTCGCCCCGGCCGACGTACTCGGCGCGGAAGTGGGCGGTCAGCGAGTCCACGCAGACGATCCGGATGGGCCACTCGCTCTCCTCGTGTTCGCCCGCCAGCTCCTTCGCCTTCTCCGCGAGCAGGATCTGGTGGTTGGAGTTAAACGCCTTCGCGACGTGGATCTGGTCTAAGAACGCCGCAACGAGCTCCTCCATCGCCTCCTCGTCGCTCGGAGTGCCCTCGATCTCGCGCCGCTCCATCTCGTCGGCGAGGATCTCGTCGTCCAGCCCGCGGACCATGTCGTCGATCCGCTCCGGGCGGAACGTGTCCTCGGAGTCGACGAAGATGCAGCCGCCCTCCAGCCCGCCGTTCTCCTCCGAGAGCTGGACGTTGACGGCCATCTGGTGGGTCACCTGCGACTTCCCGGACCCGAACTCGCCGTACACCTCGGTGATCGACTGCGTCTCGATGCCGCCGCCGAGCAGGTCGTCGACCTCGTCGATCTGCCAGGAGAGCTTCCCGATCTCCTCGCGGCGCTCGAGCACGGTCGCGCCCGTCTCGAAGCCGCCGACGTCGGCGGCCTCGCGGGCGGCGTTGATGATGTCGCTGGCGGACGACTCGCCGATGTCCGCGGTGTTCGACATCTCGCCGGGACTGGCGACGGCGATCGACTGGTAGCTCTCGAACCCGTTCTCGACGAGCTTGTCCGCGGTCGCTGGGCCGACTCCGGGGAGGTCCTCGAGTTCGTCTTCAGGCATGTACACGACCCTTGTTCGCCATCCGGTATAAAGACTGGTTTACACCCGAGTGAAAGTGAAACGGGGCCCGCGACGCGCTCAGCAGTGCGTCGGCTCCGTATATAAGCGTCCGCGTCGAAACGCCCCGCCGTTCCGCCGGCGAAACTGGTCCGTCAGAACCCCACGCGACGGACGTACTCCAGGTCGCGGATCTCGACGAGCAGCTCCCCCGCCAGCTCCGCGTCGGTGATCACGTACAGCTTCGGGTCGTCGGTGAACTCGGGGTCCTCGCTCAGCACCTGCCGGATCGAGACCCCGTGATCGGCCAAGATCCCGGTCACCTCGGCGACGATCCCGGCCTCGTCGGCGGCGGCGACCTCGATAGTGAGGACCGTGAGATCGAGGACCGGCGCCAGGTCCATGAGGCTCGGCACCGACGAGATGTTGGTGAAGATGCGCTTCAGCTCGGGGTCCTCCAGGATGGCGTCCGTCGTCGAGTCGACCACCCGCCGGTCGACGTCGAGCTCGCGCGCGATTCCGGTGTAGGGGATCTCGATCCCGCCGGAGACGACGCGGCCCTCCTCGTTGACGGAGAAGCCGCGCTCTAAGAACAGCCGGATGACGGCCTGCTGGCTCGGTGACCCCTCGAACTTCTCGAGGATCTCGTCGAACATTCGTTACTACTGGCGGTGACGGCCTGTCGGTATAAATGACGGTGCGTCGCGCCGGGGGACGAGGCGAACTCGCGCGCGGCCGAGCGGCCTCAGTCCGCCAGCCCGACGTACGCCCCGCCGAGCACGGCTCCGTACGCGAGGTGGCCGATGGCGCTCAGCGCGCTGACGTTGGGAAGCGGCGGGTTCGCGGGGGAACCGACCGCGGAGAGCCAGATCGGCATCACGATCACGGCGAGCCCGACCCAGACGGCCAGCCCGTAGGCCGCGCCGGCGCCGAGGGCCGCGCCCGTGTTCTCGCCGATCGAGGGCTTCAGTCCGACGAGCGCGGCGAAGCCGACGCCGAGGACCGCCCCGTGGGCCATGTGGATCACCCAGCCGACGAACGGCGCCGCCGGCGGCGCGAGCCCGTACATCGACGGGATCACGACCCCCAAAAGCGGGGCGGGGATCACGTACGTCATCACGAGTCCGAAGACGACGCCGCCGGCGAGCCCGCCGGCCACGCCCGCCTTCCAGTCGCCCGTCTCGGTCGATACCTCGTTCGCCGCGGTCGCGGTTTCGGTCGCCATGACGCTTCGTTCATCGCGCAAAAACAGGTAATATATGCTGGTATAATGCACCGGCGACGCACGAACCCCGTGCTTATATATGCGTATTGAAACGAGTTAGACGGCCCGAACCGTCGGCTCGCCGCCTCACCGAACCACTTCCGCCGCGGCACCCCACCCCTTTTAGCCGATGGCGACGAACCACGGCCCGTGTCAGAGTCGCCGCATCTGCGGTTCTTCCCGTACGAGGAGCCGTATCCGAACCAGCGCGAGGCGATGGACAGGATCGCCAACGCGCTGGACCGCGGGCAGGACGTGCTGTTCGAGGGCGCGCCCGGGACCGGGAAGACCCTCTCCGCGCTCGTGCCCGCCCTGGAGCACGCCCGCGAGCACGACCGCACGGTCGTGATCACGACCAACGTCCACCAGCAGATGCGGCAGTTCGTCGAGGACGCCCGCGCGATCACCCGCGAAGAGCCCATCCGCGCGGTCGTCTTCAAAGGCAAATCGTCGATGTGCCACATCGACGTCGACTACCAGGAGTGTCAGACCCTCCGGGACACCACCCGCGAGCTGGTCGAGACGGAGAGCGAGGTCCGCGAGCTGGAGGCCCGCCAGCGCGAGCTGCTCGCCGAGAGCCGCGAGGGCGACGCCGGGGCAGCCGAGGCCCGCGAGGCGATCATGGACGAGCTCGACGAGCTGGAGGCGGAGATCGACGAGTACGAGGCCGCGAACGTCTGCGCCCACTACCGGAACAACCTCGTTGAGGACACCGACGAGTTCTTCGGGTGGCTGTTCGAGGACGTCCGCACCCCCGAGGACGTGTACGCGTACGCGGACGAGCGCGAGCTCTGCGGCTACGAGCTGCTCAAGGAGGGGATGGAAGGGGTCGACCTGGTCGTCTGCAACTACCACCACCTCCTCGATCCGAACATCCGCGAGCAGTTCTTCCGGTGGATCGACCGCGACCCCGCCGAGATAATCACCGTCTTCGACGAGGCGCACAACGTCGAGGACGCCGCCCGCGACCACGCCACCCGCACCCTCACGGAGACCACGCTCGACGCCGCCGTCGAGGAGCTCGCGGACAGCGACGACTCCCGCGCCGAGGCGGCCGGGAACGTCGTCCGCGCGTTCCGCGACGCCCTGGTCGAGACGTACGACGACGCGCTCGGGTTCGGCGAGCGCGAGTCGATCGGCGAGAACTGGGAGGACGTCTCGATCGCCAACGACGACCGGCGGGACGACCTCACGCTCGCGTTCCTCCGCAACTACGAGGGAAAGGGGATCGACACGGAGACGGAGTTGGCGGTCCAGCTCGGACAGGCGTTGGACGAGGAGTACGAGCGCCGCTACCGCGACGGCGAGACGACCACCCGGACCGAGTGTCAGACCCTGCAGGTCGCCCGGTTCGTCTCGACGTGGATGGACGAGGGCACCGAGCTCGGCCAGTACCCGGTGGTCTCCGTGCGCCGCGACGGCGCGACCGACGAGGTGTACGGCCGCGCGGAGCTGTACACCTGCATCCCCCGTCGGGTGACCGAGGAGCTGTTCGGCGAGGTCGCCGCCTCGGTGCTGATGAGCGCCACGCTCCGCCCCTTCGACGTCACGAAGGACGTGCTCGGGCTGGAGGACGTGGCGGCGCTCGCGTACGAGATGGCCTACCCCGAGGAGAACCGCCGGACGTTCGCGGTCGACACGCCGCCGCTGTTCGCCTCCGAGCGCAACGACCCGGAGACCCAGGAGACGGTGGCGTCGCTGCTGCGCGACGCGATCCGCTTCACCCCGGGCAACACGCTCGCCTTCTTCCCCTCGTACGCCGAGGCCGAGCGCTACCACGAGCGGCTCGGCGGAGCGGCGGGCGGCGGCGCCGGCGCGAGCGGCCACACCGGCGCGGGCGGCGGGCTCGCGGCCGCCGACCTCGGCTCCCTCTACCTCGACGGCCCCGGCCAGGACGAGGAGGACCTGCGCCGGACGTTCGTCGAGAGCGATGACGCCACGCTGTTCACCTCGCTGTGGGGCACGCTCGCGGAGGGCGTGAGCTTCGACGCCGACGACGCCCGGACGGTGGTGGTCGTCGGCGTCCCCTACCCGCACCTCTCCGACCGGATGGAAGCGGTCCAGGACGCGTACGACCGGGCGTTCGCCGACCGCGACCGCGCCCGCGACCCCGGGTGGGCGTACGCCGTCGAGATCCCGACGATCCGCAAAACGCGGCAGGCGCTCGGGCGCGTGGTCCGCGGCCCGGACGATTTCGGCGTCCGGATCCTCGCGGACCGCCGGTACACGACGGCCGACATGGGGAAGTACTCGGTCCGCGGCGCGTTCCCGCCGGAGGAGCGCGAGGAGCTGCTCGACGTCGACCCCGAGAAGCTGAAGTTCGCGATGCTGAACTTCTACGGCGACCACGACGCGTACGACGGAGCGCCGCCGGAGCCGTGAAGCGGGGCGATTGCCGGCCGTCGGCCGGCGTCGCTAGCGTCGGCGGCGTCGCCGGCGTCGTCGACTCGCCGGCCCTACCCCGGCATCGTCGAGAGCAGCACCGTGACCCCAACTAGCACGATCCCGAGCAGCATCGTGATCACGGCGTGGATCACGGTCATCCCGACCACGAGCCGCCGGGGCTGGTCGTAGCTCCACGCGAACATCGCGCCGTCGACGAGGAGCGCGGCCGGGACGAGCAGTGCCTCGGAGACGGCGAACGCACCGCCGACGACGCCGATCACCGCGGGGAGCGGCCCGACGTAGAGGGCGCGGCGCGGGTCGACGTCGCCGAGGACGTTCCGGGCGGCGAGGTGTGCGGTCACGGAGAGGAACAGCGCGAACAGGACCGTCGTCCCCAGCACCGTGATCGGCGTCACCGTCTGTAGGAGCATACCCGGGCTACGGGACGGCGGGTAAAAGTGATCGCGGGATCGGTCCGCGCGAGCGGTCCGAAACCGAGATACGTCGGCCCGGGAGGCGTCGCCCGCCTACGCGAGCAGCCCGAGGCCGTCCAGTTCCTCGACGATCACGTCGACGGCGGCCGCCGCGTCGTCCGGGCTCGTCCCGCCCGTGACGACGAGCTTCCCGCTGCCGAACAAAAGCGCCACCACGTCCGGCTCGTCGAGCCGGTAGACGAGCCCGGGGAACTGCTCCGGCTCGTACTCGATGTGTTCGAGCCCGAGCCCGATCGCGATCGCGTTGAGGTTGAGGCTCTCGCCGAGGTCGGCGGACGTGACGATGTTCTGGACCGTTACCTCGGGCTCGTCGATCGGGATGTCGAGCGCGCGGAGCTCGTCGAACACGATGGCGAGGCTCTCGTGGACGGCGTCGATCGAGTTCGCGCCCGTGCACACGATCTTTCCGGACCGGAAGATCAGCGCGGCCGATTTCGGGTCCGTGGTGCGGTAGACGAGCCCGGGGAACTGCTCGGGGTCGTAGTCGGCGCCCTCCAGATCCATCGCGACGCTCTGGAGATCGAGCTCTTGCCCGATCCCCGTGGAGGCAACGACGTTCTCTATTGTGATCGTCTCCTTCGGATCGGCCATTACTACTAACACGATCGGTTGAATCATTTAAAAAGGTGCGTGGTCGGAACCGCTATCCTCTTGCGAGCGGCCGCCCGACTCCGGGGCGTGTACTGGCTCGAACTCGCCGGGGAGACGGACGCGTTCGCCGCCCGCGAGGCCGCGACTGCGGCGACCGGCGTGGAGCTGCTCGCGCCCGGAATCGCGAGCGCCGGCAGCGTCGGACTCGGTCGTGACGGAGAGTCGGGACCCGACCGCGCCGCGGTCCGCCGACTCGCCTACACGCGCGCCGCCCACGAGGCGCTCGCCCGCACGGACGCCGACGTTGACGCCGCCGTCGCCGCGCTCGACGCCGCCCCGCTCGACCGCTCGGGCACGGTCGCGGTGCGGGCCCGCAACGTCCGGAACACCGCGGCCGTCTCGACGACCGACGCCGAGCGCGCCCTCGGGGGCGTCCTCGTCGACCGCGGCTTCGACGTCGACCTCGACGACCCCGACCACGTGCTGCGCGCGCTGTTCGCCGCGGGCGAGCGCGCCGCCCACGACGCCGTCCCCGGCGCCGACGGCGAGGACGCGTCGGTCTGCGCGCTCGGTTGGGTCGCCGCCGAGGCCGCCCGCGACTTCGCCCCGAAGCCGACCGACCGGCCATTCTTCCAGCCGGGGAGCATGGCTCCCGCCGACGCCCGCGCGTACGCCAACCTCGCGGGCGCCGCCCCGGGACGCACCCTGCTCGACCCGATGTGCGGCACCGGCGGGCTCCCCCTCGAGGCCGGGCTCGTCGGCGCTGACGTCGTCGCCTGCGACGCCCAGCGGAAGATGGTCCGCGGGACGCGGGAGAACCTCGGTGAGTACCTTGGCCGCGCTTCCGACGGGCCCGAGGCCCCCGAGAACGACGGGAGCGCCCCCGACTGGCACGTCGCCCGCGGCGACGCCACGGCGCTCCCGCTGCGCGACGACGCGGTCGACGGCGTCGCCTTCGACGCCCCGTACGGCCGCCAGTCGAAGATCGCCACCCACGAGCTCGCCGACCTCGTCTCGGGCGCGCTCGCCGAGGCCGCCCGGGTCGCGCCACGCACCGTCGTCGTCGCCGACCGCGACTGGCGCGGGCCGGCGCGCGAGGCGGGCTGGGCGGTCGACGCCGCCTTCGAGCGCCGGGTCCACCGGTCGCTCACCCGACACGTGCTGGTGCTCGACCGCGAGTGAGCGCGTCCGACCCCGACCTGTGACCGCCGCGATAACGCCGCGTTCGCACCGTCCCGAGAGTGAACGACCGGTCGGTGATACTCGGCATCTGAGCGTCGCAACCGACAAGTTTCAGTTTCACCGCCCTTGCGGGCAACGGTTAAGTGGACGGCCTGTCGTGATGTGTGCATGACCGGGGACGCCGGCGACGACATGCTCTCGTGGGACGAGTCGGTGTTCCGCGACGAGTCGGTGTTCGAGATCGACCACGTCCCCGAGACGTTCCGCCACCGCGAGAGCCAACTGGAGAGCTTGAAGTACGCGCTCCGGCCCGCGGTGCGGGGTTCACGCCCGCTCAACACGATGGTGCGCGGCCCGCCCGGGACCGGGAAGACCACCGCGGTCCAGAAGCTGTTCGCCGAACTCGGCGCCCGCACCGACGTCCGGACGGTCCGGGTCAACTGCCAGGTGGACTCGACGCGGTACGCCGTCTTCTCGCGGCTGTTCGAGGGTATCTTCGACTACGAGCCGCCCTCCTCCGGGATCTCCTTCAAGAAGCTGTTCGGCCAGATCACCGACCGGCTCGTCGAGGAGGACGACGTGCTCGTCGTCGCCTTAGACGACGTGAACTACCTCTTCTACGAGAACGAGGCGTCCGACACCCTCTACTCGCTGTTGCGCGCCCACGAGGCGCACTCGGGGGCGAAGATCGGCGTCATCGTCGTCTCCTCCGACTTGGGGCTCGACGTGATCGACGACCTCGACACCCGCGTGCAGTCGGTGTTCCGCCCGGAGGAGGTGTACTTCCCCGTCTACGACGCCACCGAGATCTACGACATCCTCTTCGAGCGCGCGAAGCGCGGGTTCCACGACGGCGTTATCGGCGATACCGAGTTGGAGCGCGTCGCCGACCTCACCGCCGAGAGCGGTGACCTCCGGGTCGGGATCGACCTGCTCCGCCGTGCCGGGCTCAACGCCGAGATGCGCGCCTCCAAGACGATCGCGGAGGAGGACGTGGAGTCGGCGTACGAGAAGTCCAAGCACGTCCACCTCTCGCGGTCGCTCCGCGGGCTCTCCGACTCCGAGCGCGCCCTCGTCCGCGTGCTCGCCGAGAACGACGGCGAGCGCGCCGGGACGGTGTACGAGGCGTTCCACGACGAGACCGACCTCGGCTACACCCGCTACTCCGAGATCATCAACAAGCTCGACCAGCTCGGCGTGATCGAGGCCGAGTACGCCGAGGTGGAGGGGCGCGGCCGCTCCCGCGAGCTCTCCTTGGCCTACGACGCGGAGGCGGTGCTGGACCGGCTTGAGTGAGCGCCCGCGGTCGGCCGATCGCCGCGGTCGGCCGGCCCGCCGCCGACGCCTTTTCAGTCTCCCCCGCCGAGTCGGGGGTATGAAGACGAGCGGCGGCAGCGACGCGGCGAAGCGACGCGCCGGCGAGTCGGCGGCGGCGGCGGTCGACGACGGCGACGTCGTCGGGCTCGGGACGGGCTCGACCGCGGCGCACGCGATCCGGCGGCTGGGCGAGCGGGTCGACGCCGGGCTGGAGATACGCGGCGTCCCGACCTCGTTCGCGAGCCGCGAGCTCGCCGCCGACCGCGGGATCCCCCTGCTCGACCTCGACGAGGCGGTGGGGCCCGACGCGCCGGGGATCGACGTCGCGATCGACGGCGCGGACCAGGTCGCGGTCGCCGACGGCGTCGAGCCGACCGCGGGCGCTCTTATAAAGGGCGGCGGCGCAGCGCACGCCCGCGAGAAACTGGTCGACGCCGCGGCCGACCGCTTCCTCGTCGTCGCCGACCCCTCGAAGGAGGCCCCCGTCCTCGACCGGTCCGTCCCCGTCGAGGCCTTGCCGGCCGGTCGGTCGGTCGTCGCCGAGGCGGTGCGCGGGGCCGGCGGCGAGCCGACGCTCCGCCGCGCGGAGCGGAAGGACGGGCCGGTCGTCACCGACAACGGGAACCTCGTGCTCGACTGCGCGTTCGGCGCGATCGCGGACCCGTCGGGGCTCGCCGCGACCCTCTCGGCGACGCCGGGCGTCGTCGAGCACGGCCTCTTCGTCGACCTCGCCGACGAGGTCCACGTCGGCACGGAGTCGGGGGTCCGGGTGCTTACGCGCTGAGTCGGGGCTAGACGGTCTCTCACGACGGATACGGTCGACGGTACGGTCGACGCGCCGCTCGACGGACGGCGGTCGTCAAAAAATCGGATCGAAGGTCGCGTCCGCCTTAGAGGTCGCGCGGCTGGACCGTCTTCCGGTCGTTAGCCTCGGCGCGGCGCGCGGCGTCTTCGAGCAGCTCGTCCACTTCGTCGTCCAGCGCGTCGTAGAAGTCCGAAGCGACGTTCTTGTCGTCCAGGGCTTCCTTGACGGCCGCTTTGACAATAAGGTCTGCCATGCGATCGGTGGTATCCGTCGACAGTTAATAAGAGTTCCTGAATTCGCCCGCGAGGGGCTCCCTGCGGCCCGTTCGCGCGGGGTTGCCGAAACGCTCCCTTATAAACTTTGTGAGAACGGTCGGCGAGTTGGAACGATCTCGACGGGATCGCCCCGGAATCTCCCCGGGATCGACCCGGAGTCGCCCCGGAAGCGCTCCGCTTTCTCCCCTCCGCCGGGCTCGACCGCCCGCGGCGGGCCCGCTCGGCCACCGCGGACCGATAGGTTCGACCCCTTCCGACTCCGACGGGGACGCATGCGCGACACGCTCGAGGCGCTCGACGCCGGGGAGATCGGCGTCGCGGAGGCGGAATCGCGACTCGCGGGCTACGCGACGACGGCGGCCGGCCGGTTCGACGCCGCCCGCGAAGGCCGGCGGGGGATCCCAGAGGCGGTCCTCGCGGAGGGGAAGACGCCCGCCGAGGTCGCGGCGCTGGCGACGACCGCGGTCGAGACGACCGGCCGCGCGCTCGTCACCCGGGCCGACGCCGAGGACGCGGCCGCGATCCGGACGGCGATGGCGGACCTCGACCTCGACACCGCGGCGTCGCTCGACCCGACCGTCGACCGCGACGAGCGGGCCGGAACGGTCGTCGTCCACGCCGCCGACTTCGACCCCCCCGAGCTCGACGCGACGGTCGCGGTCGTCGCGGCCGGCACCGCGGACGCGGCGGTCGCGGGCGAGGCGGCGGTCGTCGCCGGCGAGATCGGGGCGGCGATCGACCGCGTCGACGACGTCGGCGTCGCGAACCTCGACCGGATCTTGGACCAGCGCGACCGGATCCGCGAGGCCGACGTCGTCGTGGTCGCGGCGGGCCGCGAGGGGGCGCTCCCGACGGTCGTCGCGGGGCTCGTCCCGGCGCCGGTGATCGCGCTCCCGGTGTCGACGGGGTACGGCGCCGGCGGCGAGGGTGTCGCCGCGCTCCACGGCGCGCTCCAGTCCTGCTCGGCGCTCACGACCGTGAACGTCGACGCCGGCTTCGTCGCCGGCGCGCAGGCGGGCCTTATCGCCCGCGCGATCGACGCGGCGCGGCGCGACTGACCGGCGCGGCGCGACTGTCCGGCGGGTTCGACGTGGTCAGACACCCTCCCTATGACGGGGGTTTATACGCGGTTTTCCGGAAGCTGGGTGGGGTGAGAAAGGGTATTTGTTCGTCGAACCCCTACGATCGTCCGCCGGTGAACACCGGTATCGAATGCCACGTTGTGACCACTGCGGGTCGCACGTCTCGGACCGTTTCGCACGCGTCTTCACGGACGAGTACGGCGACCTGAACGCCTGTCCGGACTGTTCCGCGAACGCCGGGATCGCCGAGGTCTCCCGGGAGCGCGCTCGAACCGGAGACTGACCGGGGCGATCCCGCCGCGAGGCCGGGCCGGGACCGGCACCTATTCGTCGCGACCCCACCGATCCGGTCACGTGTCGACGCCCAGCGAGGACTCTGGTCACCACGTGTACGTGATCGAGTGCGCGGACGGGACGCTGTACACCGGCTACACCACCGACGTCGAGCGGCGCGTCGCCGAGCACGACGCCGGCGAGGGCGCGAAGTACACCCGCGGGCGGACGCCGGTGACGCTCCGGCACGTCGAGTCGTTCGACTCGCGGTCGGCGGCGATGTCGCGCGAGCACGCGATCAAGTCGCTCAC is drawn from Halorubrum sp. CBA1229 and contains these coding sequences:
- a CDS encoding THUMP domain-containing protein; protein product: MYWLELAGETDAFAAREAATAATGVELLAPGIASAGSVGLGRDGESGPDRAAVRRLAYTRAAHEALARTDADVDAAVAALDAAPLDRSGTVAVRARNVRNTAAVSTTDAERALGGVLVDRGFDVDLDDPDHVLRALFAAGERAAHDAVPGADGEDASVCALGWVAAEAARDFAPKPTDRPFFQPGSMAPADARAYANLAGAAPGRTLLDPMCGTGGLPLEAGLVGADVVACDAQRKMVRGTRENLGEYLGRASDGPEAPENDGSAPDWHVARGDATALPLRDDAVDGVAFDAPYGRQSKIATHELADLVSGALAEAARVAPRTVVVADRDWRGPAREAGWAVDAAFERRVHRSLTRHVLVLDRE
- the larB gene encoding nickel pincer cofactor biosynthesis protein LarB yields the protein MRDTLEALDAGEIGVAEAESRLAGYATTAAGRFDAAREGRRGIPEAVLAEGKTPAEVAALATTAVETTGRALVTRADAEDAAAIRTAMADLDLDTAASLDPTVDRDERAGTVVVHAADFDPPELDATVAVVAAGTADAAVAGEAAVVAGEIGAAIDRVDDVGVANLDRILDQRDRIREADVVVVAAGREGALPTVVAGLVPAPVIALPVSTGYGAGGEGVAALHGALQSCSALTTVNVDAGFVAGAQAGLIARAIDAARRD
- a CDS encoding TATA-box-binding protein, yielding MADPKETITIENVVASTGIGQELDLQSVAMDLEGADYDPEQFPGLVYRTTDPKSAALIFRSGKIVCTGANSIDAVHESLAIVFDELRALDIPIDEPEVTVQNIVTSADLGESLNLNAIAIGLGLEHIEYEPEQFPGLVYRLDEPDVVALLFGSGKLVVTGGTSPDDAAAAVDVIVEELDGLGLLA
- a CDS encoding GIY-YIG nuclease family protein, with translation MSTPSEDSGHHVYVIECADGTLYTGYTTDVERRVAEHDAGEGAKYTRGRTPVTLRHVESFDSRSAAMSREHAIKSLTRAEKEALIEGDGD
- a CDS encoding ATP-dependent DNA helicase, yielding MSESPHLRFFPYEEPYPNQREAMDRIANALDRGQDVLFEGAPGTGKTLSALVPALEHAREHDRTVVITTNVHQQMRQFVEDARAITREEPIRAVVFKGKSSMCHIDVDYQECQTLRDTTRELVETESEVRELEARQRELLAESREGDAGAAEAREAIMDELDELEAEIDEYEAANVCAHYRNNLVEDTDEFFGWLFEDVRTPEDVYAYADERELCGYELLKEGMEGVDLVVCNYHHLLDPNIREQFFRWIDRDPAEIITVFDEAHNVEDAARDHATRTLTETTLDAAVEELADSDDSRAEAAGNVVRAFRDALVETYDDALGFGERESIGENWEDVSIANDDRRDDLTLAFLRNYEGKGIDTETELAVQLGQALDEEYERRYRDGETTTRTECQTLQVARFVSTWMDEGTELGQYPVVSVRRDGATDEVYGRAELYTCIPRRVTEELFGEVAASVLMSATLRPFDVTKDVLGLEDVAALAYEMAYPEENRRTFAVDTPPLFASERNDPETQETVASLLRDAIRFTPGNTLAFFPSYAEAERYHERLGGAAGGGAGASGHTGAGGGLAAADLGSLYLDGPGQDEEDLRRTFVESDDATLFTSLWGTLAEGVSFDADDARTVVVVGVPYPHLSDRMEAVQDAYDRAFADRDRARDPGWAYAVEIPTIRKTRQALGRVVRGPDDFGVRILADRRYTTADMGKYSVRGAFPPEEREELLDVDPEKLKFAMLNFYGDHDAYDGAPPEP
- the radA gene encoding DNA repair and recombination protein RadA produces the protein MPEDELEDLPGVGPATADKLVENGFESYQSIAVASPGEMSNTADIGESSASDIINAAREAADVGGFETGATVLERREEIGKLSWQIDEVDDLLGGGIETQSITEVYGEFGSGKSQVTHQMAVNVQLSEENGGLEGGCIFVDSEDTFRPERIDDMVRGLDDEILADEMERREIEGTPSDEEAMEELVAAFLDQIHVAKAFNSNHQILLAEKAKELAGEHEESEWPIRIVCVDSLTAHFRAEYVGRGELADRQQKLNKHLHDLMRIGDLFNTAILVTNQVASNPDSYFGDPTQAIGGNILGHASTFRMYLRKSKGDKRIVRLVDAPNLADGEAVMRVQGEGLKPE
- the rpiA gene encoding ribose-5-phosphate isomerase RpiA, with product MKTSGGSDAAKRRAGESAAAAVDDGDVVGLGTGSTAAHAIRRLGERVDAGLEIRGVPTSFASRELAADRGIPLLDLDEAVGPDAPGIDVAIDGADQVAVADGVEPTAGALIKGGGAAHAREKLVDAAADRFLVVADPSKEAPVLDRSVPVEALPAGRSVVAEAVRGAGGEPTLRRAERKDGPVVTDNGNLVLDCAFGAIADPSGLAATLSATPGVVEHGLFVDLADEVHVGTESGVRVLTR
- a CDS encoding ACT domain-containing protein; the encoded protein is MFDEILEKFEGSPSQQAVIRLFLERGFSVNEEGRVVSGGIEIPYTGIARELDVDRRVVDSTTDAILEDPELKRIFTNISSVPSLMDLAPVLDLTVLTIEVAAADEAGIVAEVTGILADHGVSIRQVLSEDPEFTDDPKLYVITDAELAGELLVEIRDLEYVRRVGF
- a CDS encoding histidine kinase, yielding MATETATAANEVSTETGDWKAGVAGGLAGGVVFGLVMTYVIPAPLLGVVIPSMYGLAPPAAPFVGWVIHMAHGAVLGVGFAALVGLKPSIGENTGAALGAGAAYGLAVWVGLAVIVMPIWLSAVGSPANPPLPNVSALSAIGHLAYGAVLGGAYVGLAD
- a CDS encoding ORC1-type DNA replication protein; this encodes MTGDAGDDMLSWDESVFRDESVFEIDHVPETFRHRESQLESLKYALRPAVRGSRPLNTMVRGPPGTGKTTAVQKLFAELGARTDVRTVRVNCQVDSTRYAVFSRLFEGIFDYEPPSSGISFKKLFGQITDRLVEEDDVLVVALDDVNYLFYENEASDTLYSLLRAHEAHSGAKIGVIVVSSDLGLDVIDDLDTRVQSVFRPEEVYFPVYDATEIYDILFERAKRGFHDGVIGDTELERVADLTAESGDLRVGIDLLRRAGLNAEMRASKTIAEEDVESAYEKSKHVHLSRSLRGLSDSERALVRVLAENDGERAGTVYEAFHDETDLGYTRYSEIINKLDQLGVIEAEYAEVEGRGRSRELSLAYDAEAVLDRLE
- a CDS encoding DUF1931 family protein, which encodes MADLIVKAAVKEALDDKNVASDFYDALDDEVDELLEDAARRAEANDRKTVQPRDL